A genomic segment from Bradyrhizobium sp. ISRA430 encodes:
- the recA gene encoding recombinase RecA: MSATALRIVEGSSMDKSKALAAALSQIERQFGKGSVMKLGKSDRSMDIEAVSSGSLGLDIALGIGGLPKGRIVEIYGPESSGKTTLALHTVAEAQKKGGICAFIDAEHALDPVYARKLGVNIDELLISQPDTGEQALEICDTLVRSGAVDVLVVDSVAALVPKAELEGEMGDALPGLQARLMSQALRKLTASINKSNTMVIFINQIRMKIGVMYGSPETTTGGNALKFYASVRLDIRRIGAIKERDEVVGNTTRVKVVKNKLAPPFKQVEFDIMYGEGVSKMGEILDLGVKAGIVEKSGAWFSYDSQRLGQGRENSKAFLKANPDITAKIETSIRQNSGLIAEQILAGAPERDADGEEPTEE, encoded by the coding sequence ATGTCCGCTACTGCCCTGCGTATCGTCGAAGGATCTTCCATGGACAAGAGTAAAGCCCTGGCCGCCGCGCTGTCCCAGATCGAGCGCCAATTCGGCAAGGGTTCGGTGATGAAGCTCGGCAAGAGCGACCGTTCGATGGACATCGAGGCGGTGTCCTCCGGCTCGCTCGGGCTCGATATCGCGCTCGGTATCGGCGGCCTGCCCAAGGGGCGCATCGTTGAGATTTACGGGCCGGAATCCTCGGGCAAGACGACCCTGGCGCTGCATACGGTCGCGGAGGCGCAAAAGAAGGGCGGCATCTGCGCCTTCATCGACGCCGAGCATGCGCTCGACCCGGTCTATGCCCGCAAGCTCGGCGTCAATATCGACGAGCTCCTGATCTCCCAGCCCGACACCGGCGAGCAGGCGCTGGAGATCTGCGACACGTTGGTGCGTTCGGGCGCGGTGGACGTGCTGGTGGTCGATTCGGTTGCGGCGCTGGTGCCGAAGGCCGAGCTCGAAGGCGAGATGGGGGATGCGCTGCCGGGTCTCCAGGCCCGTCTGATGAGCCAGGCGCTGCGCAAGCTGACGGCCTCCATCAACAAGTCCAACACCATGGTGATCTTCATCAACCAGATCCGCATGAAGATCGGCGTGATGTACGGTTCGCCTGAGACCACGACCGGTGGCAATGCGCTGAAGTTCTACGCCTCCGTCCGTCTCGACATCCGCCGCATCGGTGCGATCAAGGAGCGTGACGAGGTCGTCGGCAACACCACGCGCGTGAAGGTGGTGAAGAACAAGCTGGCGCCGCCGTTCAAGCAGGTCGAATTCGACATCATGTACGGTGAGGGCGTCTCCAAGATGGGCGAAATCCTCGATCTCGGCGTCAAGGCTGGCATCGTCGAAAAGTCCGGCGCCTGGTTCTCCTATGACAGCCAGCGCCTCGGCCAGGGCCGCGAGAACTCGAAAGCGTTCCTGAAGGCCAATCCCGACATCACCGCCAAGATCGAGACCTCGATCCGCCAGAACTCCGGCCTGATCGCCGAGCAGATTTTGGCCGGCGCCCCGGAGCGTGATGCCGACGGCGAAGAGCCGACCGAGGAGTAG
- a CDS encoding PaaI family thioesterase gives MQSQPEAEFGITEARRVLGEVFAPWVQDLGLSVEHIDHIAPADVPDWQPGATLRMTFSERLCRHGGVVCGQALMALADTAMVIAILAANRGYRPMTTVDQTTHFMRAIASSDVLADARVVRLGRTMSFGRVTLLSATDNKPVAMVSSAFAMLPG, from the coding sequence ATGCAATCGCAGCCCGAAGCGGAGTTCGGCATCACTGAAGCCAGACGCGTGCTCGGCGAGGTCTTTGCCCCATGGGTCCAGGATCTCGGCCTCTCCGTCGAGCACATCGACCACATCGCGCCGGCCGACGTGCCGGACTGGCAACCGGGCGCAACCCTGCGCATGACCTTTTCGGAACGCCTGTGCCGGCACGGCGGCGTGGTCTGCGGCCAGGCGCTGATGGCGCTCGCCGACACCGCGATGGTGATCGCCATCCTCGCCGCCAATCGCGGCTACCGGCCGATGACGACAGTCGACCAGACCACGCATTTCATGCGCGCGATCGCATCCTCCGACGTGCTGGCGGACGCGCGCGTGGTGCGGCTCGGGCGCACCATGAGTTTCGGCCGCGTCACGCTGCTCTCCGCCACCGACAACAAGCCGGTGGCGATGGTCTCGAGCGCATTCGCGATGCTGCCTGGATGA
- the gcvH gene encoding glycine cleavage system protein GcvH, giving the protein MTTMLYTSDHEWLAIDGDVATVGITNYAQEQLGDVVFVELPKIGRTLKKTEAAAVVESVKAASDVYAPISGEVIEINEALAGEPALVNSDAQGQAWFFKIKIADKSELGGLMDEAAYKAHTA; this is encoded by the coding sequence ATGACCACGATGCTGTACACCTCCGACCATGAATGGCTGGCCATCGACGGCGATGTCGCCACCGTCGGCATCACCAACTATGCACAGGAGCAACTCGGCGACGTCGTGTTCGTCGAACTGCCCAAGATCGGCCGCACGCTCAAGAAGACGGAAGCCGCGGCAGTCGTAGAGTCCGTGAAGGCCGCCTCCGACGTCTACGCGCCGATCTCGGGCGAGGTGATCGAGATCAACGAGGCCCTCGCCGGCGAGCCGGCGCTGGTCAACTCGGACGCGCAGGGTCAGGCCTGGTTCTTCAAGATCAAAATTGCCGACAAGAGCGAGCTCGGCGGCCTGATGGATGAAGCCGCCTACAAGGCGCACACGGCGTGA
- a CDS encoding DUF1835 domain-containing protein → MKRVILTSSSGLCLIPANRADVVVSLIFRFVWGPLPSQDHLAGHLASRSPYLETHWSQFIRGPSRVSRLRKNRALVHFCENFDVVELWFDRNPNDQLQLIWILEYLRSDPATASRLRLCLPDIDLAGSDSQGLCTRAVRDVDVTEDELETASMAWEAYRAPTPEACFYLSGRKLSALPLLSPTLRELLAELPSSTTGLGATEMRFLKLIASGCIRTRRLFELRGPADVHVFDQWESEALLEGLAFGPMPAVAGLDEELATLTPDHARHRYAAYRRSRLALTEFGKAVLAGREDFRRHNPIKRWWGGTLLTNERLWRWDAQSGSLVAP, encoded by the coding sequence ATGAAGCGCGTAATCCTGACCAGTTCGTCCGGCCTTTGCCTTATCCCTGCGAACCGCGCGGATGTGGTTGTTTCCCTCATCTTCCGGTTTGTCTGGGGACCATTGCCCTCACAGGATCACTTGGCCGGCCATCTCGCCTCACGCTCGCCCTATCTCGAAACCCACTGGTCGCAGTTTATCCGTGGGCCTTCGCGGGTCAGCCGCCTGCGCAAGAATCGGGCGTTGGTTCACTTCTGTGAGAACTTCGACGTTGTCGAGTTGTGGTTCGATCGGAATCCGAATGATCAATTGCAACTGATTTGGATCCTCGAATACCTGCGTTCTGATCCCGCCACCGCCTCGCGTTTGCGGTTGTGCCTGCCTGATATCGATCTGGCCGGATCGGACAGTCAAGGGCTTTGCACCCGTGCTGTGCGAGATGTCGACGTCACGGAAGACGAGCTTGAGACCGCAAGCATGGCCTGGGAGGCCTACCGAGCACCCACGCCTGAGGCCTGCTTCTATCTATCGGGGAGGAAGCTGAGCGCCCTGCCGCTGCTAAGCCCGACCTTGAGGGAACTGCTTGCAGAACTGCCGTCGTCGACGACGGGACTTGGCGCTACCGAAATGCGATTTCTCAAGCTGATTGCGAGCGGGTGTATCCGCACGAGGCGGCTGTTTGAACTGCGGGGACCCGCCGACGTACATGTATTCGATCAATGGGAATCGGAGGCGTTGCTCGAAGGGCTCGCGTTCGGTCCGATGCCGGCGGTCGCCGGTCTGGATGAGGAACTGGCTACACTTACCCCCGACCACGCGAGACATCGTTACGCCGCCTATCGCCGGAGCCGGCTGGCGCTGACGGAATTCGGCAAAGCGGTCCTTGCGGGTCGGGAAGATTTCCGCCGCCACAATCCGATCAAGCGCTGGTGGGGCGGCACCCTTCTGACCAACGAACGGCTCTGGCGCTGGGATGCACAAAGCGGCTCGCTGGTGGCACCGTGA
- a CDS encoding PilZ domain-containing protein, which produces MIEKRAAQRHRVFKGGTITFEGSGIPCTVRNMSTGGAAIDLDGFVTLPQSFTLSIARDNFVRNCRPVWRNDTRVGIAFVQ; this is translated from the coding sequence ATGATCGAGAAGCGTGCAGCGCAGCGCCACCGTGTTTTCAAGGGCGGCACGATCACCTTTGAAGGCAGCGGAATCCCGTGCACGGTGCGAAACATGTCGACGGGCGGCGCGGCGATCGACCTGGATGGCTTCGTTACGCTGCCGCAATCGTTCACATTATCGATCGCGCGCGACAATTTCGTGCGGAATTGCCGCCCGGTATGGCGCAACGACACGCGTGTCGGCATCGCCTTCGTGCAATAA
- a CDS encoding DUF2798 domain-containing protein — MLGIPRRFSHFVFGVIQSGLTSLIAAGIASFPAAEAMLFVKHWLLSWMVAWAAMLPIVLLAAPAIRSFALRLTREEGNA, encoded by the coding sequence ATGCTCGGCATTCCCCGACGCTTCAGTCATTTCGTCTTCGGCGTCATCCAGTCCGGTCTCACGTCGCTGATCGCCGCGGGCATTGCCAGCTTTCCGGCCGCAGAAGCGATGCTGTTCGTCAAGCACTGGCTGCTCTCGTGGATGGTCGCCTGGGCCGCGATGCTGCCCATCGTGCTGCTGGCGGCGCCGGCGATCCGCTCGTTCGCGCTGCGGCTCACGCGCGAGGAGGGGAACGCATGA
- the gcvT gene encoding glycine cleavage system aminomethyltransferase GcvT: protein MLAREDQNSLRRTPLYGLHVSLGGKMVPFAGYEMPVQYPAGVLKEHLHTRASAGLFDVSHMGQIALRPKSGKVEDAAKALEKLVPQDIVALAPGRQRYAQFTNPDGGILDDLMVANFGDHLFLVVNAACKAEDEAHLRAHLSDDCIIDSLSQRALIALQGPKAEAALAKLCAEAPSMKFMDAGPRKVDGLDCFVSRSGYTGEDGFEISVPGGDAERLAKILLDNSDVLPVGLGARDSLRLEAGLCLYGHDIDATTTPVEAALEWSVQKSRRTGGARAGGFPGAAKILAHFDQGASRRRVGLRTEGRAPVREGALLFADVTSSEPIGKVTSGGFGPSLNAPVAMGYVPTAQSALGTQLFAEVRGQRLAMQVAAMPFVKNTYKR, encoded by the coding sequence ATGCTAGCGCGCGAAGACCAAAACTCCCTCAGACGTACCCCCCTCTACGGGCTGCACGTGTCCCTCGGCGGCAAGATGGTGCCGTTTGCGGGCTATGAAATGCCGGTGCAGTACCCCGCAGGCGTCCTGAAGGAACACCTCCATACCCGAGCTTCCGCCGGCTTGTTCGACGTGTCTCACATGGGCCAAATCGCACTACGACCGAAATCCGGCAAGGTCGAGGATGCGGCAAAGGCGCTGGAAAAGCTGGTACCGCAGGACATCGTGGCGCTCGCCCCGGGCCGACAGCGCTACGCCCAATTCACCAATCCGGACGGCGGCATCCTAGACGATCTGATGGTCGCCAATTTCGGCGATCACCTGTTCCTGGTCGTCAACGCCGCCTGCAAGGCTGAGGACGAGGCGCATCTGCGCGCGCACCTCTCGGACGACTGCATCATCGATTCGCTTAGCCAGCGCGCGCTGATCGCCCTGCAGGGCCCGAAGGCGGAAGCTGCGCTGGCGAAACTTTGTGCAGAGGCGCCTTCCATGAAGTTCATGGATGCCGGGCCGCGCAAGGTCGACGGCCTCGATTGCTTCGTCTCGCGTTCAGGCTACACCGGCGAGGACGGGTTCGAGATCTCGGTTCCCGGCGGCGATGCCGAGCGGCTTGCCAAAATTCTGCTCGACAATTCCGACGTGCTGCCGGTCGGGCTCGGCGCGCGCGACAGCCTGCGGCTCGAGGCCGGGCTCTGCCTCTACGGCCATGATATCGACGCCACGACCACGCCGGTCGAGGCCGCACTGGAATGGTCGGTGCAGAAAAGCCGCCGCACCGGCGGCGCCCGCGCCGGCGGTTTTCCCGGTGCTGCAAAGATCCTCGCCCATTTCGATCAGGGCGCGAGCCGCCGCCGCGTCGGCCTGCGCACTGAGGGCCGCGCGCCGGTGCGCGAGGGCGCGCTGCTGTTTGCGGACGTGACATCGAGCGAGCCGATCGGAAAGGTCACCTCGGGCGGCTTCGGCCCGAGCCTGAATGCGCCGGTGGCGATGGGCTACGTGCCCACCGCACAGAGCGCGCTCGGCACGCAGCTTTTCGCCGAGGTGCGCGGCCAGCGCTTAGCCATGCAAGTCGCCGCCATGCCTTTCGTGAAGAACACCTACAAACGCTGA
- the gcvP gene encoding aminomethyl-transferring glycine dehydrogenase yields the protein MTAHRKSIGEIAATFVRRHIGPSAYDVAAMLDTVGAKSVDALMAETLPASIRQIAPLDLGKPLSETEAIAHMGELAAQNQVFTSLIGQGYSGTILPAVIQRNILENPAWYTAYTPYQPEISQGRLEALFNFQTMICDLTGLDVANASLLDEATAAAEAMALAERHSQVKAKAFFVDKDVHPQTLAVMRTRAEPLGWTLIVGDPLADLDKADVLGALLQYPGSSGAVRDLRPAIATLRAKGALAIVAADLLALTLLASPSELGADIAIGSAQRFGVPMGYGGPHAAYMAVRDALKRSLPGRIVGLSVDSRGAPAYRLALQTREQHIRREKATSNICTAQVLLAVIASMYAVYHGPEGLTQIARTAHRRTAVLATGLRKLGFAPQSESFFDTVTVDAGPQRDAIVARAVAEKINLGLGGAALRIALDETTTPATVEAVWRAFGGTLSYAEIDAATREALPDALRRTTGFLTHPVFHAHRSETEMLRYMRKLSDRDLALDRAMIPLGSCTMKLNATTEMMPLTWPEFGSLHPFAPREQAQGYHALFARLEKWLCDITGYDAISLQPNSGAQGEYAGLLAIRGYHTSRGESHRKVCLIPSSAHGTNPASAAMVGMEVVVVACEKNGDVDVSDLRAKAEKHSNDLAAVMITYPSTHGVFEEHIREICDIVHGHGGQVYLDGANLNAQVGLSRPGDYGADVSHLNLHKTFCIPHGGGGPGMGPIGVKAHLAPFLPGHPATNADAPTGPVSAAPFGSASILTISYIYILMMGGEGLKRATEIAILNANYVAARLAPHFPVLYKNARGRVAHECIVDPRPLKNTSGVTVDDIAKRLIDYGFHAPTMSFPVPGTLMIEPTESESKAELDRFCDAMIAIRKEIAEVEAGRFKIEASPLRLAPHTVHDIADDNWTRAYSRAEGCFPAGTSRTDKYWCPVGRVDNVYGDRNLVCSCPPVSDYAQAAE from the coding sequence ATGACCGCGCACCGCAAGTCCATCGGCGAGATCGCCGCCACCTTCGTCCGCCGCCATATCGGCCCGTCGGCGTACGATGTCGCCGCGATGCTGGACACCGTCGGCGCCAAAAGCGTCGACGCGCTGATGGCGGAGACGCTGCCCGCCTCGATCCGGCAGATTGCCCCGCTCGATCTCGGCAAGCCCTTGAGCGAGACCGAAGCGATCGCGCATATGGGCGAGCTCGCCGCGCAGAACCAGGTGTTCACCTCGCTGATCGGCCAGGGCTATTCCGGCACGATCCTGCCCGCGGTCATCCAGCGCAACATCCTGGAGAACCCCGCCTGGTACACCGCCTACACGCCCTACCAGCCCGAGATCAGCCAGGGCCGGCTGGAGGCGCTGTTCAACTTCCAGACCATGATCTGCGACCTCACCGGGCTTGACGTCGCCAATGCCTCGCTGCTCGACGAGGCGACCGCGGCGGCGGAAGCCATGGCGCTCGCCGAGCGGCACTCGCAGGTGAAGGCGAAGGCCTTCTTCGTCGACAAGGACGTGCATCCGCAGACGCTCGCAGTGATGCGCACCCGCGCAGAACCCTTGGGCTGGACCCTGATCGTCGGCGATCCCCTCGCTGATCTCGACAAGGCAGACGTGCTTGGTGCGCTGCTGCAGTATCCGGGCAGTTCGGGCGCGGTGCGCGACCTGCGGCCCGCGATTGCGACACTGCGCGCCAAGGGCGCACTCGCGATCGTTGCCGCCGATCTGCTGGCACTGACGCTGCTCGCCTCACCCAGCGAACTCGGCGCCGACATCGCGATCGGCTCGGCGCAGCGCTTCGGCGTGCCGATGGGCTATGGCGGACCGCATGCGGCCTACATGGCGGTGCGCGATGCGCTGAAGCGCTCGCTGCCCGGCCGCATCGTCGGGCTTTCCGTGGACTCGCGCGGCGCGCCGGCCTACCGCCTCGCGTTGCAGACCCGCGAGCAGCACATCCGCCGCGAGAAGGCGACCTCCAACATCTGCACGGCGCAGGTGCTGCTCGCCGTGATCGCGTCGATGTATGCGGTCTATCACGGCCCCGAAGGCTTGACGCAGATCGCGCGTACCGCGCATCGCCGCACCGCGGTGCTGGCGACCGGCCTGCGCAAGCTCGGCTTCGCGCCACAGTCCGAATCCTTCTTCGACACGGTGACGGTGGATGCCGGCCCGCAGCGCGACGCGATCGTCGCCCGCGCCGTCGCCGAAAAGATCAATCTCGGCCTCGGTGGCGCGGCCTTGCGCATCGCGCTGGACGAGACCACCACGCCCGCCACCGTCGAAGCTGTCTGGCGCGCCTTCGGCGGCACCTTGTCCTATGCCGAGATCGACGCAGCGACGCGCGAAGCGCTGCCGGACGCCTTGAGGCGAACGACCGGCTTCCTCACCCATCCGGTGTTCCACGCGCATCGCTCGGAGACCGAGATGCTGCGCTACATGCGCAAGCTCAGCGATCGCGACCTCGCGCTCGACCGCGCGATGATCCCGCTCGGCTCCTGCACGATGAAGCTGAACGCGACCACCGAGATGATGCCGCTGACCTGGCCGGAGTTCGGCTCCCTGCATCCCTTCGCGCCGCGCGAGCAGGCACAAGGCTATCACGCGCTGTTTGCGCGGCTGGAAAAGTGGCTGTGCGACATCACCGGCTATGACGCGATCTCGCTGCAGCCGAATTCGGGGGCACAGGGCGAATATGCCGGCCTGCTCGCGATCCGCGGCTATCACACCTCGCGCGGAGAGAGCCACCGCAAGGTCTGCCTGATTCCCTCCTCCGCTCACGGCACCAACCCGGCCTCCGCGGCGATGGTCGGCATGGAGGTGGTCGTGGTCGCCTGCGAGAAGAATGGCGACGTCGATGTCAGCGATCTCCGCGCCAAAGCGGAGAAGCATTCGAACGATCTCGCTGCTGTCATGATCACCTATCCCTCGACGCACGGCGTGTTCGAGGAGCACATCCGCGAGATCTGCGACATCGTCCACGGCCATGGCGGCCAGGTCTATCTCGACGGCGCCAACCTCAATGCGCAGGTCGGCCTGTCGCGGCCGGGCGACTACGGCGCCGATGTCAGCCATCTCAACCTGCACAAGACCTTCTGCATCCCGCATGGCGGCGGCGGTCCGGGCATGGGCCCGATCGGCGTCAAGGCGCATCTCGCGCCGTTCCTGCCCGGCCATCCTGCGACGAACGCCGACGCGCCGACCGGTCCGGTCTCGGCCGCGCCGTTCGGCTCGGCCTCGATCCTGACCATCTCCTACATCTACATCCTGATGATGGGTGGTGAAGGCTTGAAGCGTGCGACCGAGATCGCGATCCTCAACGCAAACTACGTCGCGGCACGGCTCGCGCCGCACTTCCCGGTGCTCTACAAGAATGCCAGGGGTCGGGTCGCGCATGAGTGCATCGTCGACCCGCGGCCGCTGAAGAATACGTCCGGCGTCACCGTCGACGACATCGCCAAGCGGCTGATCGATTACGGCTTCCACGCCCCGACCATGAGCTTCCCGGTGCCGGGCACGCTGATGATCGAGCCGACCGAGTCGGAATCGAAAGCGGAGCTGGATCGCTTCTGCGATGCGATGATCGCGATCCGCAAGGAGATCGCCGAGGTCGAGGCCGGCCGCTTCAAGATCGAGGCATCGCCGCTGCGCCTTGCGCCGCACACCGTGCACGACATCGCCGACGACAATTGGACGCGCGCCTACAGCCGCGCTGAAGGCTGCTTCCCCGCCGGCACCTCGCGCACCGACAAATACTGGTGCCCGGTGGGCCGCGTCGACAACGTCTATGGTGATCGTAACCTCGTGTGCTCCTGCCCGCCGGTGAGCGACTACGCGCAGGCGGCGGAGTAA
- a CDS encoding pyrroloquinoline quinone-dependent dehydrogenase codes for MPRRLRYPVGLIALLLLVARPCSAWESWGGDAGGSRFSPLGQITPDNVGNLVRAFEFRTGDLAARPPEVMRRTKFEATPLFVEDSLIFCSPFNEVIALDPGTGVQKWRYDPKIAINQRPANRYVCRGVTYWIDDNAPADAACRSRIFMGTNDVRLIALDAKTGAPCADFGNGGEIRLEIGTALEWPGEFQITSPPAIGRGVIVVGSAIGDNRRVDAPSGVVRAFDARSGQPRWTFEPLKRDGIAAGHANVWAPMSVDEARGLVFLPTSSPSPDFWGGRRPGNNEHANSVVALRIETGELVWAFQTVHHDVWDYDLPAQPTLTRIDTGAGQRDVVIQPTKQGFVFVLDRDTGKPVWPVEERAVPQGGAEGERLSPTQPFPTHVPALTSQTISNDDAHSLVPGLRRSPCERQFAEARNEGLYTPPSVHGTLEFPFTGGGVNWGGAAFDPAHQILYANTSRAVHLVKLIPRAEVAGFNPPPGHDFGRQQGAPFAMSRAVVTSPFGLLCNKPPWGEMVAVDLKAGKILWRSTVGTTEDLAPLGVPLPWGAPLVNGLAVTAGGLVFTGAMDAYLRAFDARSGKELWQVRLPVPGVANPMTYLWKGEQYVAIGAGGHSEAGTSIGDSVVAFRLARPGEAASLWSRTVDRPGGRFQAASSAIVLAIIAVVIAGLRWRRKRRIKQA; via the coding sequence TTGCCGAGGCGCCTGCGATATCCAGTCGGCCTGATCGCGCTTCTCTTGCTTGTGGCGCGGCCATGTTCGGCCTGGGAAAGCTGGGGTGGCGATGCCGGCGGCTCGCGCTTTTCGCCGTTAGGGCAGATCACGCCCGACAATGTCGGCAATCTCGTTCGGGCATTCGAATTCCGCACCGGCGATCTCGCGGCTCGTCCTCCCGAGGTGATGCGGCGAACGAAGTTCGAGGCGACGCCGCTGTTCGTCGAGGACAGCCTGATCTTCTGCTCACCGTTCAACGAGGTGATCGCGCTCGATCCCGGCACCGGCGTGCAGAAGTGGCGCTACGATCCGAAGATCGCCATCAATCAACGTCCTGCCAACCGCTATGTCTGCCGCGGCGTCACTTACTGGATCGACGATAACGCGCCTGCGGATGCCGCCTGTCGATCGCGCATCTTCATGGGCACGAATGATGTCCGCCTGATTGCGCTCGATGCGAAAACAGGAGCCCCGTGTGCCGATTTCGGCAATGGCGGCGAGATCAGGCTCGAGATCGGCACGGCGCTGGAATGGCCCGGCGAATTCCAGATCACCTCGCCGCCGGCGATTGGCCGCGGTGTCATCGTGGTCGGCTCTGCGATCGGCGACAACCGCCGCGTCGACGCGCCGAGCGGCGTGGTGCGTGCGTTCGATGCGCGCAGCGGCCAGCCGCGTTGGACGTTCGAGCCACTCAAGCGCGACGGCATCGCAGCCGGACATGCCAATGTCTGGGCGCCGATGTCGGTCGACGAGGCGCGCGGGTTGGTGTTCCTGCCGACGTCCTCGCCGTCGCCGGACTTCTGGGGCGGCAGGCGTCCCGGCAACAACGAGCATGCCAATTCAGTCGTCGCGCTCCGCATCGAAACCGGCGAGCTCGTGTGGGCGTTCCAGACCGTGCATCACGACGTCTGGGACTACGATCTGCCGGCACAGCCGACGCTGACGCGGATCGATACCGGTGCCGGTCAGCGCGATGTCGTGATTCAGCCGACCAAGCAGGGTTTCGTCTTCGTGCTCGACCGCGACACCGGCAAGCCGGTGTGGCCGGTCGAGGAGCGCGCCGTGCCGCAAGGCGGTGCCGAGGGCGAAAGGTTGTCGCCGACGCAGCCGTTCCCGACGCATGTGCCGGCGCTGACATCGCAGACAATCTCGAACGACGATGCACACTCGCTAGTGCCGGGCCTGCGCCGCTCCCCTTGCGAGCGGCAGTTCGCGGAGGCGCGCAACGAGGGACTCTACACACCGCCGTCGGTACACGGCACGCTGGAGTTTCCCTTCACTGGCGGCGGCGTGAACTGGGGCGGCGCAGCCTTCGATCCGGCCCACCAGATCCTCTACGCCAACACCAGCCGCGCCGTACATCTCGTCAAGCTGATCCCGCGCGCAGAAGTCGCCGGATTCAATCCGCCGCCCGGACATGATTTCGGCCGGCAGCAGGGCGCGCCGTTCGCGATGTCGCGTGCGGTGGTGACGTCGCCATTCGGGCTGCTCTGCAACAAGCCGCCCTGGGGCGAGATGGTCGCGGTCGATCTGAAGGCGGGCAAAATCCTCTGGCGTTCGACGGTCGGCACCACCGAGGATCTGGCGCCGCTCGGCGTGCCGCTTCCCTGGGGCGCGCCGCTGGTCAACGGGCTTGCGGTCACCGCAGGCGGTCTCGTCTTCACCGGCGCGATGGATGCTTATTTGCGCGCGTTCGATGCGCGAAGCGGCAAGGAGCTGTGGCAGGTCCGGCTGCCGGTACCCGGTGTCGCAAACCCCATGACCTATCTGTGGAAGGGTGAGCAGTATGTGGCGATCGGCGCCGGCGGTCACTCCGAAGCCGGCACCTCGATCGGCGACAGCGTCGTCGCCTTCCGCCTGGCGCGGCCGGGGGAGGCGGCGTCACTGTGGTCGCGCACCGTCGATCGTCCCGGCGGACGATTCCAGGCGGCATCGTCAGCGATCGTGCTTGCGATCATCGCCGTGGTGATCGCGGGCCTGCGCTGGCGCCGCAAGCGTCGTATCAAGCAGGCATGA